Proteins encoded together in one Amblyomma americanum isolate KBUSLIRL-KWMA chromosome 1, ASM5285725v1, whole genome shotgun sequence window:
- the LOC144122002 gene encoding uncharacterized protein LOC144122002 — protein MAPPRDPGTFSGTDGSDVEDWINLYERVSNYNRWEPTLLLANVIFYLNGTARVWYETHEEELRSWDTFKEKLKTLFGRPDDRQLAAKKQLATRAQSSTGSYVAYIQDILALCHKVDAATSETDKVGHVLKGIADDAFHLLVCKDCTSIDSIINECRRFEQVKGRRISPSFSRLPNTATTSSCEDHRSPSRTPSDAPAVTDSLTRIVRRCSQL, from the exons ATGGCTcctcctcgcgaccccggcacgttttccggcacagatggctcggacgtcgaagactggattaACCTCTACGAGCGTGTCAGCAACTACAACAGGTGGGAACCTACGCTACTGctcgcgaacgtcatcttttacctcaatggcacggcgcgcgtatggtacgagacccacgaggaagagctaagaagttgggacacctttaaggaaaagttgaagacgctattcggtagacctgatgaccgccagctcgccgccaagaaacagctggctACTCGAGCACAATCTTCTACCGggagctacgtggcctacattcaggacatcttggcgctttgtcacaaggtcgacgccgcaacgagtgagaccgataaagtgggccacgtgctcaaaggcattgccgacgatgcgttccacttgcttgtttgcaaagactgtacctcaattgactccatcataaacgagtgccgtcgatttgagcaagtcaaaggccgccgcatttcgccgtcgttttctcgccttcccaacacggccacgacatcttcctgtgaggaccaccgatcaccatcccgcacgccctcggacgcccctgcCGTCACAGATTCACtcacccggatcgtccgac gctgttcCCAACTCTGA